The following are encoded together in the Syngnathus scovelli strain Florida chromosome 12, RoL_Ssco_1.2, whole genome shotgun sequence genome:
- the slc25a28 gene encoding mitoferrin-2: MEADGFVRRRRMTAESAGNDPGVAGASAGAEVRWLGGRFLGVSESIVGSLSPRIGGETELQTADLTRNAQDQTDDSEPDYEGLPQGASTSTHMLAGAVAGIMEHCLMFPIDCVKTRMQSLQPDPAARYRNVMDALRRIVATEGAWRPMRGLNVTAIGAGPAHALYFASYEKLKKTLSDVIHPGANSHLANGAAGCVATLLHDAAMNPSEVVKQRMQMYNSPYRGALDCIRAVWQKEGPGAFYRSYTTQLTMNVPFQALHFMTYEYLQELLNPHRQYNPSSHMLSGALAGALAAAATTPLDVCKTLLNTQESLALSSLSTSQGAHRHITGLAHAFRTVYRLGGLRGYFKGVQARVIYQMPSTAISWSVYEFFKYGLTKHQHDKRRAQQMEAEM, translated from the exons ATGGAAGCGGATGGATTTGTAAGGAGGCGTCGGATGACAGCGGAGTCTGCAGGCAACGATCCCGGGGTTGCTGGCGCATCAGCCGGGGCAGAAGTTCGATGGCTGGGGGGCAGGTTCCTGGGAGTTTCGGAAAGTATCGTGGGTAGCCTTTCGCCGAGGATCGGAGGCGAGACCGAACTACAGACTGCTGATTTGACCCGTAACGCTCAGGATCAAACAGATGACTCTGAACCGGACTACGAGGGCTTGCCACAGGGAGCCTCCACGAGCACGCACATGTTGGCCGGAGCCGTGGCCGGGATTATGGAGCACTGCCTCATGTTCCCCATCGATTGTGTTAAG ACAAGAATGCAGAGCCTCCAGCCCGACCCGGCCGCCCGCTACCGGAACGTGATGGATGCCCTCCGCCGTATCGTGGCCACGGAGGGAGCGTGGCGGCCAATGAGAGGCCTGAACGTGACCGCGATAGGAGCGGGGCCTGCCCATGCCCTGTACTTTGCCAGCTATGAGAAACTCAAAAAGACTCTGAGTGATGTGATCCACCCCGGGGCTAACAGCCATTTGGCTAATG GAGCAGCCGGTTGTGTGGCCACTCTGCTTCACGATGCAGCCATGAATCCATCAGAAG TTGTGAAGCAGCGCATGCAGATGTACAACTCCCCTTACCGCGGCGCGTTGGACTGCATACGCGCCGTGTGGCAGAAGGAAGGCCCGGGGGCGTTCTACCGCAGCTACACCACCCAGCTGACTATGAACGTGCCCTTCCAAGCGCTCCACTTCATGACTTACGAATACCTGCAGGAGCTGCTCAACCCCCACAGACAATACAACCCTTCGTCCCATATGCTGTCCGGCGCCCTGGCCGGGGCCCTAgctgccgccgccaccacgCCGCTGGATGTGTGCAAGACCCTCCTCAACACCCAAGAGTCGCTTGCCCTCAGCTCCCTGTCGACCAGCCAAGGAGCCCACAGACATATCACAGGCCTGGCCCACGCCTTCCGGACGGTATATAGGCTGGGCGGCCTGCGGGGCTACTTCAAGGGAGTGCAAGCGCGAGTCATCTACCAGATGCCCTCCACAGCCATCAGCTGGTCCGTATACGAGTTCTTCAAGTATGGACTCACCAAGCACCAGCACGACAAGAGGCGAGCACAGCAGATGGAGGCGGAAATGTAA
- the nkx2.3 gene encoding homeobox protein Nkx-2.3: protein MLPSPVITSSSTPFSVKDILKLELQQQSQEFQFISCFSGLSGALPVQTGAFRAHSPPSCMLARRDSPSPISSESDERMSYLGALAGADRLHAESGLPVEMFSNPAQIHPVELELENEQEEDRDAKVGCPSRCEEAEKPPGKQQRTRRKPRVLFSQTQVFELERRFKRQRYLSAPEREHLAGSLKLTPTQVKIWFQNRRYKCKRQRQDKTLEMAGHHHHHHHHHPPGPPPPPPPPRRVAVPVLVRDGRPCLTGSPTYNTSYSAVGAPSAYGYNGYPAYSYNNSVYTNTYSCTSLPALPPSNSAANAFMNMNLGPLGAQTQSQSAQGAVVPPCQGTLQGIRAW from the exons ATGCTCCCCAGTCCTGTTATAACATCCTCCAGCACGCCTTTTTCTGTCAAGGACATCTTGAAGTTGGAGCTGCAACAGCAATCGCAAGAATTCCAGTTCATCTCGTGCTTCTCGGGTCTATCTGGCGCGCTCCCGGTGCAGACCGGTGCTTTCCGAGCGCACTCGCCGCCCTCCTGCATGCTGGCTCGCAGGGATAGCCCGAGTCCAATCAGCTCGGAGAGCGACGAGAGGATGTCGTACCTCGGCGCGCTTGCAGGAGCCGACAGGCTGCACGCGGAGTCCGGACTGCCAGTGGAGATGTTCAGCAACCCGGCGCAGATCCACCCTGTGGAGCTGGAACTGGAGAACGAGCAGGAGGAGGACCGAGACGCAA AGGTCGGTTGTCCATCGCGGTGCGAGGAGGCCGAGAAGCCGCCGGGCAAGCAGCAGAGAACCAGGAGGAAGCCCCGGGTGCTCTTCTCTCAGACTCAAGTATTCGAGCTGGAGCGTCGCTTCAAGCGGCAGCGCTACCTGTCCGCCCCGGAGAGAGAGCACCTGGCGGGTTCGCTCAAACTCACGCCCACGCAGGTGAAGATCTGGTTCCAGAACCGGAGGTACAAATGCAAGAGGCAGCGGCAGGACAAGACACTGGAGATGGCAGgacatcaccaccaccatcaccatcaTCACCCACCGGGTCCTCCGCCGCCTCCCCCGCCGCCCAGGAGGGTGGCCGTGCCGGTGCTGGTGCGGGACGGCAGGCCTTGTTTGACTGGATCCCCGACTTATAACACGTCCTACTCAGCGGTGGGAGCACCGAGCGCGTACGGCTACAACGGCTACCCGGCCTACAGCTACAACAACTCGGTGTACACCAACACTTATTCTTGTACTAGTTTACCTGCTCTGCCGCCCTCCAACAGCGCCGCCAACGCCTTCATGAACATGAATTTGGGACCGCTGGGCGCGCAGACGCAAAGTCAGTCCGCACAAGGAGCGGTGGTCCCTCCGTGCCAGGGGACTCTGCAGGGCATCAGGGCATGGTAA
- the got1 gene encoding aspartate aminotransferase, cytoplasmic, translated as MSVFDEVPPAAPVAVFKLTQDFNNDHFSHKVNLGVGAYRTDDGKPWVLPVVKKVEKIIANDDKLNHEYLSILGLPEFRSSASKIALGDSSPAILENRVGAVQCLGGTGAIKMGAEFLRRFYNGNNNTKTPVYVSAPTWENHNGLFTNAGFEDVRPYKYWDAQKRGLDLSGFLADLESCPERSIFILHACAHNPTGTDPTQEQWKQIAEVMMRRKLFAFFDSAYQGFASGSLDKDAWAVRFFVSMGFEIFCAQSFSKNFGLYNERVGNLTVVTRDADNLKRVLSQMEKIVRTTWSNPPSNGARIVAVTLNSPELFVEWKENVKTMADRVLLMRAQLKAKLQALGTPGTWDHITDQIGMFSFTGLNPRQVEYMVKEKHIYMMSSGRITMCGLTSKNINYVAESIHEAVTKVQ; from the exons ATGTCTGTGTTTGACGAGGTTCCCCCAGCGGCACCCGTTGCCGTATTTAAACTAACACAGGACTTCAATAATGACCACTTTTCACACAAAGTCAACCTCGGTGTTGGGG CCTACCGAACAGACGATGGCAAGCCATGGGTTTTACCGGTGGTGAAAAAAGTGGAAAAGATCATCGCCAATGATGACAAGCTCAACCATGAGTACCTATCCATCCTGGGTTTGCCGGAATTCAGATCCTCAGCATCCAAAATTGCACTGGGAGACAGCAGCCCTGCTATCCTGGAGAACAGG GTGGGGGCGGTTCAGTGTCTTGGTGGCACTGGTGCGATAAAAATGGGAGCAGAGTTCCTCAGACGTTTCTACAAcggaaacaacaacacaaagacACCAGTCTATGTGTCTGCACCAACCTGGG AGAATCACAATGGCTTGTTCACCAACGCCGGCTTCGAGGATGTCCGTCCATACAAGTATTGGGATGCACAGAAGAGAGGACTTGATCTCTCTGGTTTCCTTGCAGACCTGGAG AGCTGCCCAGAGCGTTCCATCTTTATTTTGCATGCTTGTGCCCACAATCCAACTGGCACAGATCCTACACAGGAGCAGTGGAAGCAGATTGCTGAAGTTATGATG AGAAGAAAGTTGTTTGCGTTCTTTGACTCAGCTTATCAAGGTTTCGCTTCAGGCAGCCTAGATAAAGACGCATGGGCTGTCCGGTTTTTCGTCTCTATGGGCTTTGAAATATTCTGCGCCCAATCTTTCTCCAAGAACTTTGGCCTCTATA ACGAGCGTGTGGGCAACTTGACCGTGGTGACTCGTGATGCTGATAACCTGAAGAGAGTTCTGTCCCAAATGGAGAAAATTGTGCGGACCACTTGGTCCAACCCACCAAGTAATGGAGCTCGCATCGTGGCCGTCACTCTCAACTCGCCCGAGCTCTTTGTCGAATG gaaagaaaatgtgaagacCATGGCTGACAGGGTTTTGTTGATGAGGGCCCAGCTGAAAGCCAAGCTCCAAGCTCTGGGGACGCCAGGAACCTGGGACCACATCACAGATCAAATTGGCATGTTCAGCTTCACCGGACTCAACC CCAGACAAGTGGAATACATGGTGAAGGAGAAACACATCTACATGATGTCCAGCGGACGCATCACCATGTGCGGGTTGACCAGTAAGAACATCAACTACGTGGCTGAGTCCATCCACGAGGCCGTCACTAAGGTCCAGTAG